ATCACGTACGGTGCATTTACTAGTTTATCCCCCTCTTCCAAGTCCTGCTTGTTTCCCAATCCCGAATTCCCAATTACCCAATCCCCAATCCAAGGGTCCCCAATCCCTAATCACCAAATCTATCCCAACGAAACGCTTCTAAGAGACGATCTCTTTTTTCTTCTAAAATTAAATCGGTAATCAGTTTGGCGGTAATTGGTGCAAGTAAAATGCCGTTACGATAGTGACCAGTAGCAAAGGTTAAATTTGTTAGGGGACTAGCACCGAGAATGGGTAATTCGTCGGGAGTTGCCGGGCGAAATCCCCACCAAAACTCTTGAATGGGAAAATCTTTTAAGAGGGGGTAAAGTCGAATTGCTCGATTTAACAAGGTATTTACTCCCGCAGGAGTCATTTCTGGCTCGAAACCGACATCTTCCACTGTAGCGCCGATCGCGATTAAGCCGTCTCGACGAGGTACGATGTAGCAGTTATCTCCAAAAAGTATCCGTTGGAGAGGTAGTTCGCTAAATGAGTTAGGAACCCGCACGGAGAGCATTTGTCCTTTGAGCGGATAAACTGGCACTGAAAGAAGATTACCAGCCCAAGCCCCCGCAGCAAGAATGTAGTGGGAAGCAGAAAATTCGCCTTGGTTAGTTATGAGTGTGGTAACTTGACTTTGGTGTTGGGGAATGGCTTGAACTTCGACATTTTCGCGTAAATCTACACCTAACGCGATCGCCGCAATTTTGAGTGCTGTAGCTAAGGCGCGACGATTGTCTACTTGGGAATCTTCAGGATACCACCAACCGCCGACAATTTCTGAACCTAAATTTGGTTGAAATTGATGAATAGCATCTTTGTTTAGCCAAAAAGCTGTAATTTGCTCGGGAGTCTGATAAACTGGGGCGAGAATGCCGCATTGCCAATATCCGGTTTCGATTCCGGTGAGCGATTCGAGTTTGCTAGTCCAGTCAGAATACATGGCGCGGCTACGCAAACACAAATCTAACATTGGTGCAGAGTCAATTGCTTCTGCTTGAGGTGCAAGCATTCCGGCGGCTACATGAGCCGCAGCTTCGGAAAAATTGCGGCTGAGGACTGTTACTGATTCTGAAGCAGAATGCAGTTTTAATTCTACGGCTAGGGAAAGTCCAATTATGCCACCACCAATAATAATTATGTCAGTAGATTGATTCATATAGCTCAATTTAATATAGTCGCTATTAAACAGTTTGCCACTTTCGTAGGCAGTAAAATCAATTAAAAGCTAAAAACTATGACCAAGCTGGAAATGGATCTCGCTGCTTACTCAATGTCTCTTCTCCAACCAGAGTGCTAATCTTAGGAGTATATTTTCCTTGACAAGCTGTGTATTTATTTTTTTCTGTACTCTTAGCGCGAAGATAATCGATCGATGACTACGACTGAATCTCCAGTAATTCCCCGCTATAATCCTGACGCAATCAAAGCGCACAATCCTGGGAAGGGTTATTTCTTCTTAGGGTTATTGTCTAATGCTTTGGTTTGGGGCGCTGCGATTACTTATCTACAAGTTACTGAGCCGACTTATACTAGCGAGTGGGCAATTAGTCTTCCGGGAATTGATGCGACGACGAGTGTGGAAGTACCGGGAATTGGACGTGCTGATTCTCAAAGTGAGTCGCCTTATCGTCATGATAATCACGATCCGAGGGAAAATTATAAGTTTATTGCTGAAAGTGATGAGGTGATTACTTCAGCCGCTAGTCAGGTGGAGTTACCGAAAGAGGATTTTGGCGAACCTCGGATTAAAATTGTGGATAATACAACCTTGATGCGGTTTGAGATTCGCGGAGATAGTCCTCAACAAGCCCAAGAAAAGGCGATCGCCTTTCAAGATGCTTTCCAAACTAAGCTCGAACAACTGCGACTTCAGGAAATTGAACAGCAAGATAGTGGTTTAAAGGATTTGCTTAAAGAGTCACAACAAAATTTGCTCTCAGCGCAAAAGCGTTTATCTGAGTATAAAGCTAGTTCGGGTTTGAGTTCCTCAGAGCAGTTACGGGATCTTTCAATTAATATTGAAGAATTACGCCGACTGCGAGCGGAAACTTTGGCTCAGTTACAGCAGGTTAGCGGACGCTTTCAACAATTATCTCAAGATTTAGAGCTATCTACTACTCAAGCTAACGATTCTTTTGTCCTTAAATCCGATCCTTTGTTTCAGCAGCATTTGGCTGATTATAATCGCGCTAGTACCGAGTTGGCAACTTTACAATCGAAGTTTTTACCTCTTAATCCGACGGTAATCGCCAAACAGAGAGAAAAAGATACTGCGGAAGCGGCTTTGTTAAGACGTAGCGCGGCTTTGTTAGGACAACCTGTAAATGGCTCTACTCTAGAATTACCAGATCTTGCTAACAGTGGTGAAGCGAGTGCGCGAGATACTCTTTCTCAAGAGTTGATTTCGCTACAATCTCAGCAGCAAGGATTGGCTTTACAAGCGCAAGAGTTAACTCGTCAAATCGAACAACTGGAAAGTCGTTTAAAATTGCAAGCGCAGCAAGAGTCAGGATTGGAAAATTTGCGTCGCGATGTGCAAATTGCGGAAGCGGTGTTTACTTCGACGTTAACTAAGTTGGATTTGAGTAAATCGAAGATTGCTTCTTCTTATCCCCAAACTCAATTACTGATCCAGCCAAGTTTACCAGATGAACCGACTGCCCCGAAAGTAAAGTATGTTTGGTTGGGTACGGCAATGTGTTCTTTCTTTTTAACTACCGGAATGATATCTTTGTGGTGGCGATCGCACCAAATCCACAAACAACAGCAGCAAAAGCCACAACCAAGCGAAATTGTTAATTTACCTGTTCTGAAACGTTAACTTATGCAGCCTTTGGTTTCGGTGATTATTCCTGCTTATAATGCCGAATCAACTATCTTAGAAACAATTCGATCGGTTCAACAACAATCTTATGCTCGTTGGGAGATAATTGTTGTTGACGATGGTTCGCGCGATCGTACTTTAACCATTCTCCAAGCTATTGTCGAACCTCGTTTGCAAGTTTTTACTGGCGATAATGCAGGTGCAGCCGCCGCCCGGAATCGTGGTTTAAAGCTTGCTCAAGGCGAGTTTATTGCTTTTTTGGATGCCGACGACCTTTGGACAAAGGACAAGCTACAGCTTCAATTAGAGGCATTAGAAAAGCATCCTGAAGCGGGTGTAGCTTACAGTTGGGCTAGTTTTATCGACGCAAACGGTAATTTTTTGTATTACCAGGAACCAGTTTTTTATCAAGGTAATGTTTACCAGCAAATGTTGTTAGTTAATTTCTTGGTTTGTGGTTCAATTCCTTTAATTCGCAAGCAAGCAATTGAGTCTGTCGGTGAATTTAATTCAGAAATAAAATCGGCGCATGATTGGGATTTTTGGCTAAGATTAGCAGCTAAATATCCGTTTGTTTTAGTTCCTAAATATCAAACTTTTTACCGTCAATTTCCTGGTTCGATTTCGGCTAATATAGAAGCCAGAGAAAAATATAGTTTGCTGGTAGTAGAAAAAGCTTATCACAATGCTGGCGAAGATTACCAATATTTAAAACCGCAAACTTTAGCTAATATTTATCAATTAATTGCTCGATTGTATCTCGACCGTCAAGGAGATTCGCAGGCTGGTTTACAAGCAATTAATAGATTAGCACAAGCCAGCCAATTAAATCCAAAATTGTTATTAAACTTTAAGTTTCTTCGCTTAGTCTTAAAATCGGTGCTTATTCAGTTACTACCACCACAATTATCAAATTATTTGGTCAGGAAATTGCGTCAGTTTCGCGCAATTTATGACACTAAAATTAAAGCCAGTTCCAGTTCGTAGTGAGGACTTTATTTTCTATCTTACAGCGCTAAAGCACTAACTACCAACTTGATTTTCTCAGTTCGTAGTGAGGACTTTAGTCCTCATCTTACAGCGCTAAAGCACTAACTACCAACTTGATTTTCTCAGTTCGTAGTAAGGACTTTAGTCCTCATCTTACAGCGCTAAAGCGCCGACTACCAACTTAATTTCTCAGTTCGTAGTAAGGACTTTAGTCCTCATCTTACAGCGCTAAAGCGCCGACTACCAACTATACTTTTGGTAAATTCAATTCCTTACTAGCAGACACAGGTTTTTCTTCATAAACAGTCCCCTCAACCTCACTATAAACATCCAGCAAATAATCAGGACTAAAATAAGTAATAACTCGACCGCAAAAAATTAGCAACCAAGAAACCAAAGCAATTGGAATTGCTATCGGTAAGTAAATTAATTGCAAAAATCGGACATTTTTAACTCGACGTAAAATTGGGAAAAGATTACCAATTCTAGTTTTCAACTTAACTGGCAGTTTAACAGCTTGAGGCTGTTTATCAAAATCATTTAACAAACGCTGCATCAAAACATTATCTCTACCAATTAACAGAAAACGCCAGAAAAAATGATTCCAACCATTCGGAGGTGCGTGAGTAGCTTGAGCTTTTGGTAATCTTAAAATATAATCGCCTTGGCGGATTAAACTTTCTGCATGAATCGAACAATTACCGCGATACAGAGGTAAACCAGAAGTAATCGGATTAGCGAGGAGAAAATCGCGACGAAATGCTACATTATTGCAATAATATCTTGTCGATTCGTAAGCTTGTTTTCGTCCGGAAAAACCATTAAAAATGTAAGCAAAGTGCATCGCTAAACCGTAAGGGTTATCCCCGCGAGTAGCTGTTTCTCCCGCGACTACATTCACTTGCGGATTTTCCGTAAAAGCTGCTAAGATATCGTACAGCCAATTGGAAGAATAAACGCAATCCGAGTCGGATAAAACAATTATGTCTCCGGTAGCGACTTTTGCGCCTTCCATTTTTGCTTGATAGTAGCTAATTCCTGGAGGAGCCTGGTGTAATTTTAACCAAGGAAAACGCGATCGCAACTCTTGTAATACCTCTTGCGGTGTATCCCCACTATCAACGATTATAACCTCATTCGCCTCTGCTGGGGAAGGATTTTGTCCTACCAATGAATTTAGAGACAGATACAAATCACCCAAATCTGCTGTAGAAAGATTTTCCGTTTCTAAAATAATCGAAAAGCTTGGTAATTTAATTTTAGTTGTTCGTGCATCCAATTTCATCTCTACTCCTCACCACTAATTTTTGCTGGTTTACGACAAAACTAAGCTTCTCACTCCCAACTCCTGAAGACTATTTTTATCTTACGGTCGCACACCTAACCGCCTTTTTAACTAAAATTTAGTAATTCTGCCCAAAAAGTATAGCATAATTGTTAAAACCACAAAAGTATCCTCAACTTTTGTAGCCCTACTGGTGTGAGCAGATGAAATATCTCAAAAAGTTTCAAGATAAGCTAAAGCAATCCTTAGCTAATCAGTTTATTCGCAATCTCAGTTGGTTGGGTGCTTCAGAAATAATTATTCGCATTTCTCGACTACTTACTACTTTTGTTTTAGCACGTTTTCTCTCCAAATACGACTACGGTTTAGCTGCTATTGTCTTAGCTACCCATGAATTTGTCCAAGTTTTTAGCCGCAACGGAATTGCTGCTAAATTAATTCAAGCTGACGCAGAAGAATTACCTGAATTGTGCGATGCTGCTTATTGGCTTAACTGGGTGGTTTTTTCAGCTTTGTTTGTCATTCAATGTTTAGCAGCTTTTCCGGTGGCTTGGTTTTACGGCGATAATAATTTGATTCTCCCAATTTGCGCCTTAGGCTTAACTTATTTAATGATTCCCTTCTCGAATATCAATTCTTGTTTGATTAGACGAGAAAATCGCTTACAAATTCGGGCGCTAGCACATACAGTCGGAATTTCAACAGGCAATATTTTATCTTTAATTTTAGCTTACCTTGGAATGGGCATTTGGGCAATAGTTTTACCACAAATATTAGTTGCTCCTTTATGGCTTTATATTTACCTTATTTATCAACCTTGGCGACCTAGGAGAAAGTTTAACATCCATCGCTGGAAGGAAATCTTTGATTTTGGGCGTAGTATTCTCGGTGTAGAGTTGTTAGACACCTTACGCAAAAACTTAGATTATTTGTTGATTGGTCGTTTTCTGGGAATTAGCCAGTTAGGGATTTATTACTTTGCTTTTAATGCAGGTTTGGGGATTAGCTTAAGCATTATCAGTGCAATCAAGTCCGCAATTTTACCTCATTTATGTTCGTTGCGAACTGATTGGCATGAATTACAGAAACAATATTATAAAAGCATTAAAATCATTGCTTTAATTATTATTCCCGTAGTCTTGTTACAATCTAACCTAGCACCTTTTTATGTTCCCATTGTCTTTGGCGAAAAATGGATTGAAGCCATACCT
Above is a genomic segment from Oscillatoria salina IIICB1 containing:
- the thiO gene encoding glycine oxidase ThiO, translating into MNQSTDIIIIGGGIIGLSLAVELKLHSASESVTVLSRNFSEAAAHVAAGMLAPQAEAIDSAPMLDLCLRSRAMYSDWTSKLESLTGIETGYWQCGILAPVYQTPEQITAFWLNKDAIHQFQPNLGSEIVGGWWYPEDSQVDNRRALATALKIAAIALGVDLRENVEVQAIPQHQSQVTTLITNQGEFSASHYILAAGAWAGNLLSVPVYPLKGQMLSVRVPNSFSELPLQRILFGDNCYIVPRRDGLIAIGATVEDVGFEPEMTPAGVNTLLNRAIRLYPLLKDFPIQEFWWGFRPATPDELPILGASPLTNLTFATGHYRNGILLAPITAKLITDLILEEKRDRLLEAFRWDRFGD
- a CDS encoding glycosyltransferase family 2 protein, which encodes MKLDARTTKIKLPSFSIILETENLSTADLGDLYLSLNSLVGQNPSPAEANEVIIVDSGDTPQEVLQELRSRFPWLKLHQAPPGISYYQAKMEGAKVATGDIIVLSDSDCVYSSNWLYDILAAFTENPQVNVVAGETATRGDNPYGLAMHFAYIFNGFSGRKQAYESTRYYCNNVAFRRDFLLANPITSGLPLYRGNCSIHAESLIRQGDYILRLPKAQATHAPPNGWNHFFWRFLLIGRDNVLMQRLLNDFDKQPQAVKLPVKLKTRIGNLFPILRRVKNVRFLQLIYLPIAIPIALVSWLLIFCGRVITYFSPDYLLDVYSEVEGTVYEEKPVSASKELNLPKV
- a CDS encoding GumC family protein gives rise to the protein MTTTESPVIPRYNPDAIKAHNPGKGYFFLGLLSNALVWGAAITYLQVTEPTYTSEWAISLPGIDATTSVEVPGIGRADSQSESPYRHDNHDPRENYKFIAESDEVITSAASQVELPKEDFGEPRIKIVDNTTLMRFEIRGDSPQQAQEKAIAFQDAFQTKLEQLRLQEIEQQDSGLKDLLKESQQNLLSAQKRLSEYKASSGLSSSEQLRDLSINIEELRRLRAETLAQLQQVSGRFQQLSQDLELSTTQANDSFVLKSDPLFQQHLADYNRASTELATLQSKFLPLNPTVIAKQREKDTAEAALLRRSAALLGQPVNGSTLELPDLANSGEASARDTLSQELISLQSQQQGLALQAQELTRQIEQLESRLKLQAQQESGLENLRRDVQIAEAVFTSTLTKLDLSKSKIASSYPQTQLLIQPSLPDEPTAPKVKYVWLGTAMCSFFLTTGMISLWWRSHQIHKQQQQKPQPSEIVNLPVLKR
- a CDS encoding lipopolysaccharide biosynthesis protein, with translation MKYLKKFQDKLKQSLANQFIRNLSWLGASEIIIRISRLLTTFVLARFLSKYDYGLAAIVLATHEFVQVFSRNGIAAKLIQADAEELPELCDAAYWLNWVVFSALFVIQCLAAFPVAWFYGDNNLILPICALGLTYLMIPFSNINSCLIRRENRLQIRALAHTVGISTGNILSLILAYLGMGIWAIVLPQILVAPLWLYIYLIYQPWRPRRKFNIHRWKEIFDFGRSILGVELLDTLRKNLDYLLIGRFLGISQLGIYYFAFNAGLGISLSIISAIKSAILPHLCSLRTDWHELQKQYYKSIKIIALIIIPVVLLQSNLAPFYVPIVFGEKWIEAIPILMIICLSAIPRPFGDAASQLLVALGRPDLDLRWNIIFTVIFTLSLLVGVQWQSMGVAVTVLVVHLVAIPGFTVWATRYAFKASKI
- a CDS encoding glycosyltransferase family 2 protein, producing the protein MQPLVSVIIPAYNAESTILETIRSVQQQSYARWEIIVVDDGSRDRTLTILQAIVEPRLQVFTGDNAGAAAARNRGLKLAQGEFIAFLDADDLWTKDKLQLQLEALEKHPEAGVAYSWASFIDANGNFLYYQEPVFYQGNVYQQMLLVNFLVCGSIPLIRKQAIESVGEFNSEIKSAHDWDFWLRLAAKYPFVLVPKYQTFYRQFPGSISANIEAREKYSLLVVEKAYHNAGEDYQYLKPQTLANIYQLIARLYLDRQGDSQAGLQAINRLAQASQLNPKLLLNFKFLRLVLKSVLIQLLPPQLSNYLVRKLRQFRAIYDTKIKASSSS